In one window of Candidatus Scalindua sp. DNA:
- a CDS encoding CPBP family intramembrane metalloprotease, with protein sequence MLTFVLHKMHDDGRWKLRDLFKVFLFYFLMMMGIPVLLQIVKKLFGLDISEFIRQNVTLLSISLVVNILTCLYVFYTVRVGYNQPLRVLGLTADNWKSDAWKGLKHYIVVLPVILFAGYVVNYVSELFGVPPDNQEIITKFLEEESIPVLVFMVLFGTLAAPIVEEILFRGFLQPVIRPALGKTGTIIVSGGIFALVHLNAHVFLQIFILGLLLAYLFEQTKSLIAPITVHLLHNSITLVFLLSYKQFLKGHV encoded by the coding sequence TTGCTTACATTCGTCTTACACAAGATGCACGATGATGGCCGTTGGAAATTAAGAGATTTGTTCAAGGTATTTCTTTTCTATTTTCTCATGATGATGGGAATACCGGTTCTTTTACAAATTGTAAAAAAACTTTTCGGACTTGATATATCTGAATTTATCAGACAAAATGTTACACTTCTCAGTATCTCCCTGGTTGTTAATATTCTCACTTGCCTCTATGTGTTTTATACCGTCCGTGTAGGTTACAATCAACCGTTGCGGGTGCTGGGCTTGACAGCCGATAACTGGAAATCCGATGCCTGGAAGGGCCTTAAACATTACATTGTGGTTCTCCCTGTCATTCTTTTCGCAGGTTATGTGGTAAATTATGTCTCAGAATTATTTGGTGTTCCACCTGACAATCAGGAAATTATTACAAAATTTTTAGAAGAAGAGTCGATACCCGTACTCGTTTTTATGGTACTTTTTGGAACATTGGCAGCACCTATTGTTGAAGAAATTCTTTTTCGAGGTTTCCTTCAGCCGGTAATTAGGCCTGCCCTTGGCAAAACAGGCACAATTATTGTCAGCGGCGGGATCTTTGCGCTGGTACATTTGAATGCACATGTTTTTCTTCAAATTTTTATTTTAGGATTGTTATTGGCCTATTTATTTGAGCAAACAAAGTCATTGATAGCACCGATAACCGTTCATCTGTTGCATAATTCTATTACATTAGTTTTTCTCTTATCATATAAGCAATTTTTAAAAGGCCATGTTTAA
- a CDS encoding secondary thiamine-phosphate synthase enzyme YjbQ, producing MKHTFKVKTRSQTELIDITGEIQNIVKNSRLDQGMCTVFSPHTTSGITINENADPSVKADILQGLNKLIPMDDNYAHAEGNSAAHIKTSLVGSSEAVPISGGALALGRWQGIFLCEFDGPRTRDVQVQLSGNP from the coding sequence ATGAAACATACATTCAAAGTGAAAACCCGTTCACAGACTGAATTGATAGATATAACGGGAGAAATTCAAAATATCGTGAAAAATTCGAGATTGGATCAGGGCATGTGCACCGTCTTTTCTCCTCACACAACATCCGGAATAACTATCAACGAAAATGCTGACCCCTCGGTCAAAGCAGACATTTTACAGGGACTGAACAAACTGATACCCATGGATGATAATTACGCGCATGCTGAGGGCAATTCCGCAGCTCACATTAAGACTTCTCTCGTTGGGTCATCTGAAGCCGTCCCGATCTCCGGGGGAGCCCTTGCCCTCGGTAGATGGCAGGGTATTTTTCTCTGTGAATTTGATGGGCCTCGAACGAGAGATGTACAGGTTCAATTGTCGGGAAACCCGTAG
- the tyrS gene encoding tyrosine--tRNA ligase, whose amino-acid sequence MFKNIEEQLEIIRRGSVDIVREEELVEKLRRSIKTHTPLRIKLGLDPTAPDIHIGNAVPIHKLRHFQQLGHTAILIIGDYTALVGDPTGVNRTRPQLTHKEIKENTKTYLNQLGKILNLEKTEIHYNSKWFSKMKFMEVISLASKMTVARMLERDDFTKRYNSGVPISLHEFIYPLMQGYDSIMIRSDVEIGGTDQTFSLLVGRDLQRDKNMEPQVALTTPLLEGIDGNKKMSKSLGNYIGICDEPKEIFGKAMSIPDNLMRKYFELATDATFDEIDRCLSDHPRQAKVNLGKAIIRRYHTEETTERVAEEFDRIFKERKLPDDIPQITLSQEAVADQKLWLVKLLVLTGFANTNGEARRLITQGGVSIDDKTLTDPSLEVFIKTGMILKVGKRRFAKIILIS is encoded by the coding sequence ATGTTTAAGAACATTGAAGAACAGTTAGAGATCATCAGGCGGGGCAGCGTCGACATCGTTCGGGAAGAAGAGCTTGTTGAGAAACTCAGGAGATCAATAAAAACACACACTCCTCTGCGTATAAAGCTGGGCCTTGATCCCACCGCACCAGATATACATATTGGAAACGCAGTACCGATCCATAAGTTACGCCATTTTCAGCAACTGGGGCATACCGCAATACTTATCATCGGGGACTATACGGCTCTGGTAGGTGACCCTACCGGGGTAAACAGGACAAGACCTCAGCTGACTCACAAAGAAATAAAAGAAAACACAAAAACTTATTTAAACCAGCTGGGGAAGATATTAAATTTAGAAAAAACAGAAATCCATTACAACAGTAAGTGGTTTAGTAAAATGAAATTTATGGAAGTAATCTCGCTGGCCTCAAAGATGACGGTAGCAAGGATGTTAGAACGGGATGATTTCACAAAAAGATACAATTCCGGAGTCCCCATAAGCCTTCATGAATTCATTTACCCGTTAATGCAGGGATATGATTCTATAATGATTAGAAGTGACGTAGAGATAGGAGGTACCGATCAGACATTTAGTTTACTCGTGGGTCGTGATCTGCAGAGAGATAAGAACATGGAGCCACAGGTTGCTCTTACCACTCCACTGCTCGAAGGAATCGATGGTAATAAAAAAATGAGCAAGAGTCTTGGCAACTATATTGGAATATGTGATGAACCAAAAGAGATTTTCGGTAAAGCAATGTCCATTCCCGACAATCTCATGCGTAAATATTTTGAATTAGCTACAGATGCCACATTCGATGAAATAGACCGCTGCTTAAGTGACCATCCGCGGCAGGCGAAAGTCAATCTGGGGAAAGCCATTATCCGTCGTTATCACACTGAAGAAACAACTGAAAGGGTAGCAGAAGAATTTGACAGGATTTTTAAAGAACGGAAGCTCCCAGATGATATCCCGCAAATTACCCTTTCTCAAGAAGCGGTTGCTGATCAAAAACTGTGGCTGGTAAAACTGCTGGTGTTAACCGGTTTCGCAAATACAAACGGAGAAGCAAGAAGATTGATAACTCAGGGTGGTGTAAGTATTGACGACAAGACTTTAACCGATCCGTCTCTTGAGGTTTTCATAAAAACAGGAATGATCCTCAAGGTAGGAAAACGTCGTTTCGCAAAAATTATACTCATCTCATAA
- a CDS encoding peptidyl-prolyl cis-trans isomerase: MKSLRLSVFILLQFFCLYHVNADNLKAVRVIVNGEIITEFEVRSRVAEAFYLAEENYTGEELLRKKQELIYNAVEELIDRRILVQEAEKTILSDPAKSESVEKQLESFVKGAIDEVGSLFKFYDLAHKQGINPMKKRAELKKDIMVDEILRENVYRKIIVTPRRMKRYYEEHIDDYSEEGSLSFRQILVRFSSYDSREEAKTFAETLLKKLEDGEIFADIAKEFSEGPHSYKGGLWGFDEVKDFRKDLVEDIMKLRKDEISKVVETAIGYHIFKVEDIIHAKTLSFEEAQDKIYQILFRDEFLKKKREYLQKLKKNVVIKRFY, encoded by the coding sequence ATGAAATCTTTAAGATTATCCGTATTTATACTTCTCCAGTTTTTTTGTTTATACCACGTGAATGCCGATAACCTGAAAGCAGTACGAGTCATTGTCAATGGTGAGATAATTACAGAATTTGAAGTGAGAAGCCGTGTAGCCGAGGCCTTTTATCTCGCAGAAGAGAACTATACCGGAGAAGAGCTGTTACGAAAGAAGCAAGAATTGATTTATAACGCTGTTGAAGAATTAATTGACAGAAGAATCCTCGTACAGGAAGCAGAGAAGACCATTCTTTCTGATCCCGCAAAATCTGAATCGGTTGAAAAACAATTAGAGTCATTTGTAAAAGGAGCCATCGATGAAGTCGGCTCACTTTTTAAATTTTATGATTTGGCTCACAAACAGGGTATTAATCCCATGAAAAAGAGAGCTGAGTTAAAGAAAGACATAATGGTTGATGAAATTCTACGTGAGAATGTGTACAGAAAGATAATCGTCACTCCCAGAAGAATGAAACGTTATTATGAAGAGCATATTGATGATTATTCAGAAGAGGGGAGCCTGAGTTTCCGGCAGATATTGGTGAGATTTTCGAGTTATGATTCACGTGAAGAGGCAAAAACGTTTGCTGAAACGCTCCTGAAAAAACTGGAGGATGGCGAAATATTTGCTGATATTGCCAAGGAATTTTCTGAAGGTCCACACTCATACAAGGGTGGTTTGTGGGGGTTTGATGAAGTAAAGGATTTCAGGAAAGACCTTGTCGAAGATATTATGAAGCTCAGGAAAGATGAAATCAGCAAGGTTGTCGAGACAGCCATCGGATACCACATCTTTAAAGTTGAGGATATTATCCACGCCAAAACTCTCTCTTTTGAAGAGGCGCAAGACAAAATTTATCAGATACTTTTCCGTGATGAGTTTCTTAAAAAGAAGAGGGAATACCTGCAAAAACTTAAAAAAAATGTGGTAATCAAGAGGTTCTATTGA